One genomic segment of Drosophila melanogaster chromosome 3L includes these proteins:
- the CG43392 gene encoding uncharacterized protein: protein MKISLVHFCIITLVLLVCCFTVEVSMSKTKKCKPPLKLAPKKNKCLKVKPKKKPDGATGSTPAAGAEATTAAPT from the coding sequence ATGAAGATCTCCCTGGTTCACTTTTGCATCATCAcgctggtgctgctggtttGCTGCTTCACTGTAGAAGTATCAATGTCGAAGACAAAAAAGTGTAAGCCCCCTCTTAAGTTGGCgcctaaaaaaaataaatgcctTAAAGTAAAGCCGAAGAAGAAGCCAGATGGTGCCACAGGATCTACTCCAGCAGCAGGCGCGGAGGCGACAACTGCAGCTCCTACCTAA
- the CG7140 gene encoding uncharacterized protein, with protein sequence MISMDPHNEEAYSIVVFGASGGLAKKKVFPALWALFRENRLPQGTKIFTFTRSPLQTKTYRLQILPYMELDKHRDPKKYNLFWTTVHCVQGEYDKPENYVALTEAMVHQETKHNQVRANRIFYLALPPIVFDQVTLNVSRKCSSTTGWNRIIVEKPFARDDISYKAFQTSLCNCFRESQIYLMDHLLSRQVMQNFFALRYSNHLWAETLNHRHVAAVMISIKCELPVSVNRADYFNQFGIIRDLMTNHMIQMLAMLAMDQPYANTADDLRAERLKVLRQVLTPNIGDVVLAQYRNNRRETDPAKCGYTEHTYIPKDSFTPTFALVVLHINNRRWTGVPFILRAGKALNDTKSEVRIQYKPVDCDTFHSDSTDIRNELVLRSFPTEEVFMRMRLKRQGEDICLRESEINLRVDDRGPKGLQGLPGYLLNVFQGDQTLFMRSDEQCEIWRIFSPVLATIDSDRPRPLHYDFGSRGPLLAYRKAERAGFVFFATDEWHQSEETLEYTVKNSKQLIGPHTALKPVRDPRSKRSNSNP encoded by the coding sequence ATGATTTCCATGGACCCCCACAATGAGGAGGCGTATTCCATCGTGGTCTTCGGAGCCTCAGGCGGATTGGCCAAAAAGAAGGTGTTTCCGGCGCTTTGGGCTCTCTTCCGGGAGAATCGGCTGCCCCAGGGCaccaaaatatttactttcaCCCGGTCCCCGCTGCAGACGAAGACGTACCGGTTGCAGATTCTTCCCTATATGGAGCTGGACAAGCATCGGGACCCCAAGAAGTACAACCTCTTTTGGACGACCGTGCACTGTGTGCAGGGCGAGTACGACAAGCCGGAGAACTACGTGGCACTCACGGAGGCGATGGTACACCAGGAGACAAAGCACAATCAGGTGCGCGCGAATCGAATCTTCTACCTGGCGCTGCCACCGATCGTTTTCGATCAGGTGACCCTCAATGTCAGTCGAAAATGCAGCTCGACCACGGGATGGAACCGCATAATAGTGGAGAAGCCCTTCGCGCGGGACGACATCTCCTACAAGGCCTTTCAAACCTCGCTGTGCAACTGCTTCCGGGAGTCGCAGATTTACCTGATGGACCACCTCCTCAGCCGGCAGGTGATGCAGAACTTCTTTGCGCTGCGCTACTCAAACCACTTGTGGGCCGAGACCCTGAACCACCGCCACGTGGCGGCGGTGATGATATCCATAAAGTGTGAGCTGCCGGTGTCGGTGAATCGGGCAGACTACTTTAATCAGTTTGGCATTATTCGCGACCTGATGACCAACCACATGATCCAGATGCTGGCCATGCTGGCTATGGATCAGCCGTACGCCAACACTGCTGACGACCTGCGTGCCGAACGGCTGAAGGTTCTTCGCCAGGTGCTAACTCCCAACATAGGCGACGTCGTCTTGGCTCAATACCGCAACAACCGGCGGGAGACTGACCCCGCGAAGTGCGGCTACACGGAGCACACCTACATCCCGAAGGACTCCTTTACGCCCACATTCGCTCTGGTGGTGCTGCACATCAACAACCGCCGTTGGACCGGGGTACCCTTCATTCTCAGAGCGGGAAAAGCCTTGAACGACACCAAGTCGGAGGTGCGTATCCAGTACAAGCCGGTGGACTGCGACACCTTCCACAGCGACAGTACTGACATTCGTAACGAGCTAGTCCTGAGATCCTTCCCCACGGAAGAGGTCTTTATGCGCATGCGCCTCAAGCGGCAGGGCGAGGATATCTGCCTTCGGGAGAGCGAGATCAACCTGCGAGTGGATGATCGGGGACCGAAGGGACTCCAAGGACTGCCCGGCTACCTGCTCAACGTGTTTCAAGGCGACCAGACGCTCTTCATGCGCTCCGATGAGCAGTGCGAGATTTGGCGCATATTCTCCCCCGTTCTCGCCACCATCGATTCGGATCGTCCCCGCCCGTTGCACTATGACTTTGGATCACGGGGTCCTTTGCTGGCCTATCGCAAGGCCGAGCGCGCTGGCTTCGTATTCTTCGCCACGGACGAGTGGCATCAGAGCGAAGAGACGTTAGAATACACGGTCAAGAATAGCAAGCAGCTAATCGGACCCCATACCGCCCTCAAGCCAGTAAGAGATCCTCGGTCCAAGAGGTCGAATTCCAATCCTTAG
- the Oct-TyrR gene encoding Octopamine-Tyramine receptor, isoform A: MPSADQILFVNVTTTVAAAALTAAAAVSTTKSGSGNAARGYTDSDDDAGMGTEAVANISGSLVEGLTTVTAALSTAQADKDSAGECEGAVEELHASILGLQLAVPEWEALLTALVLSVIIVLTIIGNILVILSVFTYKPLRIVQNFFIVSLAVADLTVALLVLPFNVAYSILGRWEFGIHLCKLWLTCDVLCCTSSILNLCAIALDRYWAITDPINYAQKRTVGRVLLLISGVWLLSLLISSPPLIGWNDWPDEFTSATPCELTSQRGYVIYSSLGSFFIPLAIMTIVYIEIFVATRRRLRERARANKLNTIALKSTELEPMANSSPVAASNSGSKSRLLASWLCCGRDRAQFATPMIQNDQESISSETHQPQDSSKAGPHGNSDPQQQHVVVLVKKSRRAKTKDSIKHGKTRGGRKSQSSSTCEPHGEQQLLPAGGDGGSCQPGGGHSGGGKSDAEISTESGSDPKGCIQVCVTQADEQTSLKLTPPQSSTGVAAVSVTPLQKKTSGVNQFIEEKQKISLSKERRAARTLGIIMGVFVICWLPFFLMYVILPFCQTCCPTNKFKNFITWLGYINSGLNPVIYTIFNLDYRRAFKRLLGLN; the protein is encoded by the exons ATGCCATCGGCAGATCAGATCCTGTTTGTAAATGTCACCACaacggtggcggcggcggctctAACCGCTGCGGCCGCCGTCAGCACCACAAAGTCCGGAAGCGGCAACGCCGCACGGGGCTACACGGATTCGGATGACGATGCGGGCATGGGAACGGAGGCGGTGGCTAACATATCCGGCTCGCTGGTGGAGGGCCTGACCACCGTTACCGCGGCATTGAGTACGGCTCAGGCGGACAAGGACTCAGCGGGAGAATGCGAAGGAGCTGTGGAGGAGCTGCATGCCAGCATCCTGGGCCTCCAGCTGGCTGTGCCGGAGTGGGAG GCCCTTCTCACCGCCCTGGTTCTCTCGGTCATTATCGTGCTGACCATCATCGGGAACATCCTGGTGATTCTGAGTGTGTTCACCTACAAGCCGCTGCGCATCGTCCAGAACTTCTTCATAGTTTCGCTGGCGGTGGCCGATCTCACGGTGGCCCTTCTGGTGCTGCCCTTCAACGTGGCTTACTCGATCCTGGGGCGCTGGGAGTTCGGCATCCACCTGTGCAAGCTGTGGCTCACCTGCGACGTGCTGTGCTGCACTAGCTCCATCCTGAACCTGTGTGCCATAGCCCTCGACCGGTACTGGGCCATTACGGACCCCATCAACTATGCCCAGAAGAGGACCGTTGGTCGCGTCCTGCTCCTCATCTCCGGGGTGTGGCTACTTTCGCTGCTGATAAGTAGTCCGCCGTTGATCGGCTGGAACGACTGGCCGGACGAGTTCACAAGCGCCACGCCCTGCGAGCTGACCTCGCAGCGAGGCTACGTGATCTACTCCTCGCTGGGCTCCTTCTTTATTCCGCTGGCCATCATGACGATCGTCTACATCGAGATCTTCGTGGCCACGCGGCGCCGCCTAAGGGAGCGAGCCAGGGCCAACAAGCTTAACACGATCGCTCTGAAGTCCACTGAGCTCGAGCCGATGGCAAACTCCTCGCCCGTCGCCGCCTCCAACTCCGGCTCCAAGTCGCGTCTCCTAGCCAGCTGGCTTTGCTGCGGCCGGGATCGGGCCCAGTTCGCCACGCCTATGATCCAGAACGACCAGGAGAGCATCAGCAGTGAAACCCACCAGCCGCAGGATTCCTCCAAAGCGGGTCCCCATGGCAACAGCGATCCCCAACAGCAGCACGTGGTCGTGCTGGTCAAGAAGTCGCGTCGCGCCAAGACCAAGGACTCCATTAAGCACGGCAAGACCCGTGGTGGCCGCAAGTCGCAGTCCTCGTCCACATGCGAGCCCCACGGCGAGCAACAGCTCTTACCCGCCGGCGGGGATGGCGGTAGCTGCCAGCCCGGCGGAGGCCACTCTGGAGGCGGAAAGTCGGACGCCGAGATCAGCACGGAGAGCGGGAGCGATCCCAAAGGTTGCATACAG GTCTGCGTGACTCAGGCGGACGAGCAAACGTCCCTAAAGCTGACCCCGCCGCAATCCTCGACGGGAGTCGCTGCCGTTTCTGTCACTCCGTTGCAGAAGAAGACTAGTGGGGTTAACCAGTTCATTGAGGAGAAACAGAAGATCTCGCTTTCCAAGGAGCGGCGAGCGGCTCGCACCCTGGGCATCATCATGGGCGTGTTCGTCATCTGCTGGCTGCCCTTCTTCCTCATGTACGTCATTCTGCCCTTCTGCCAGACCTGCTGCCCCACGAACAAGTTCAAGAACTTCATCACCTGGCTGGGCTACATCAACTCGGGCCTGAATCCGGTCATCTACACCATCTTCAACCTGGACTACCGCCGGGCCTTCAAGCGACTTCTGGGCCTGAATTGA